The Terriglobia bacterium genome contains the following window.
ACGCTTCATTCCGCTGCAGACGCCGCGCTTTAGGGCCCGAGGAGGGTGTTGTGCACGCCGCTGCCCAGGGACATCGCCGTGCCCACCGATTGCGGCAGCCACCACATCCGCCGCAGCCAGGGACGCCGGCTGGTCATCATGCGGTGGCCGAGATAATCCATCAGCGCGGGGCTGGCCTGCACGGCCACGTAGAGCACATTGGAATGTGCAAACGGGCGCAGCAGCGGATTGGCCTCCTGGGCATAATTATGCGAGAGCGCGCGCCGCGTCGACCACGCGTCGAAGGCCGCCGCACTGTGCCCGGCAATCGCCAGCGAGTACCACACGCGGTGCCGCACTGGCGATTCCAGCCGCCGCGGGGGTGCAGCGGCCGCCGGCTCCGCGATGGCGCTGCCGGGGAGCGCTTCGATTCCCGCCGCGGATCCGTTCAGAGCGGGTGCATCTCCCACTGTGTGCAGGAGCGGGAGCGGCGTGAGCTGACCGGGGAGATAGGAAATCTCCGTTGGCTGCAGCGCCTCTTGTTTTTCAGGGGGATTCGCCGAGGGTGCGGAGTGATCCGGCGCAACACTGGGCGCCGCGGGAGCCACTGTCGTCGCCACCGCTTGCTCCGGTGCGTCGGGCGGGGCGCTCTGCGGCAGCGGCGAAAGCAAGAGAAGAAGTGCAAAGAGCATGTCCTGGCCTCAATTCTGCGAATAGTTGATGCCGGGTCCTCAGCCAAGTCCTGGGCCACATCCTGACTGCCCCAGGGGAAGCATACTGTCCTTGGGTGCAGGGTGTCACTGGCCCATTGGTCCTGGCCGGGTAGTACTCCTTTTCGGGGCTTTGGCGCTCCCTTCTAAGAGATTGCCGGGGGCGCAGTCCCCGCGATCAGCCTGGTGCCCGTGGTCCGCGGGAAAGCCCTGTTCTGGCGGGACCCCGCGGCAAACCGCTGCGGCTGCCGGGGAGCGCGGCGCTCCGCCGGCGAGTGACTCTGCTATAATCCCGCGCGATGCCGGCCCGCGACTCCACTTCGTCCTCCAAGCCCGGCGCGGGGCAGGCGCCGCGCTTCATTGTCATTGAAGGGCCGCTGCGCGTCGGCAAATCGACGCTGGCGCGGATCCTCGCCGAACGCCTCCATGCGCGGCGCATCTACGACTGCGAGGACAATCCCTTCCTCGCCGATTTCTACCGCGAAACCCCCGGCGCCGCCTTTCACACCCAGATGTATTTCCTGATGGAGCGCCAGCGCCGCCTGCGCGATGCCCTGGCCGTCCAGGCTCCCGGCCCGCTGCTCGCCGATTTCCTGATGGAGAAGGACCGCATCTTCGCCAACCTCAACCTCGACGATGAGGAGCTGAAGCTTTACGAGCGCTATTACGAAGCGCTCACCCGCGATCTCCCCGCGCCGGACCTGCTCATCTATCTGCAGGCCAAGCCGGAGGTGCTGCGCGCGCGCATCGCCAAGAAAGGCGCGCGCGAAGAGACGCGCATCGCCGACGAGTACATCGAAGAGGTCGCCCGCGCCTACGAGCATTTCTTTTTCCGCTACTCGGCCTCCGACTTGCTGGTCATCAACACCTCGGAGATCGATTTCGTCGAGCGCAACGAAGACCTGCGGCAGCTCCTGCGCCGCCTGCAGGACCCGGTCAAGGGCACCCAGTATTTCCTCCCGCTGGGCCCGTCGGGTTAAGCGCCGGCCATTTCGATTCGAAGCCAGTTGGCCGCTTCGCGGTCACACAAAACGTTGGCCGCTTCGCGGTCACAGGAGAACTCGGCTACGCGGCCCGGCTAGATTTACGGAGCGATCGCAGATTCCGGCCCGGCCGGAAAGAATCTCTCTTCGACTCGCGCAAAGGAGAATACCCATGGACAACTGGACACGCAGGCGCTTCTTTCTCACTTCCCTGGCGGGCAGCGTCGTCGCCGGAACCGGAAAGCTCTTCGGGCGCGCCTTGCCGGGCGGCGAAGCGCTGCCCGCAAACGGCGCGGGCGCGGCGCGCGCCGCCGCAGCCGCCGCCCCGGGCAAGCGCCCGGTGATGATCTCCAGCCTCAACGGACTGAAACAACTGCAGCGCGGCATGGATATCCTGCAGAAGGGCGGCGACACCCTCGATGCCGTCCTCGCCACGGTCACCGCCGTCGAGGACGATCCCGAGGACACCTCCGTCGGCCTCGGCGGCCTGCCCAACGAAGACGGCGAAGTCGAGCTCGACGCCAGCGTCATGCACGGGCCCACGCGCCGCGCCGGCGCGGTCGCCTCCGTGCGCCGCATCAAAAACGTCGCGCGCCTCGCCCGCACGGTCATGGAGCGCACCAATCACCTCATGCTCGTGGGCTCCGGCGCCACGCGCTTCGCCGTGGACGAAGGCTTCGAGGAGATGAACCTCCTCACCGAAAAAGCGCGCCTCGCCTGGCTGGCCTGGAAGGCCAAGACCGCGGAAAACTGGCGCCCCGGCCTGGACAGCCCGGAGTGGAAGGAGTTGACCGCTTCGCGGTCACCCATATCGTCTACCGCTTCGCGGTCACACCTGCAGACGATGGCCGCGCTCTTCGACACCCCGGAGAAGCGGGCCTGGCTGCCCTGGGCCGAACAAGTGGTCGCCCATCCGCCGACCGGCACCATCAACTGCCTCGCCGTGAACGAGAAGGGCGAACTCTCCGGCACCACCACCACCTCCGGCCTGGCCTGGAAGATCGCCGGGCGCGTCGGCGATTCCCCCATCATCGGCGCCGGCCTCTACGTGGATGGCGACGTCGGCGGCGCCGGCTCCACCGGCAAGGGCGAGGAGAACATCAAGGTCGCCGGCGGCCACACCGTCGTCGAGATGATGCGCAAGGGCCTCTCCCCCACCGACGCCTGCCTCGAAGCCCTGCACCGCGTCGCCCGCAACTACAACAATGACAAGAAGCGCCTGCGCCACTTCCACCTCTTCTTCTACGCCCTCAACAAGGACGGCGTGCACGGCAGCGCCTCCCTCTGGAACAATCACTACGACAAATCCCCCGCGGCCTATGCCGTCCACGACGGCACGTCCGCCCACACCGCCCTCTGCGCCCCGCTCTTCGATGAATCGGTGATCGAAGACTGAGGTAAGACCGCTGGCAAAATGAAACGGATCGTTCTCATCACCGACGGCGCGTGCATCGGCAATCCCGGCCCGGGCGGCTGGGCCTGTCTCCTCCGTTACAAAGACCGCGTCCGGGAGTTGAGCGGCGCCGCAGCGGCCACCACCAACAACCGCATGGAGCTCCAGGCCGTCATCGAGGGCCTGAAAGCGTTGCACGAATCCTGCGCCGTGGTCATCCGCACCGATTCCCGGTATGTGCGGGACGGCATGACCAGGTGGATTCACAACTGGAAACGCAACGGCTGGGTCCGCAAAGAAAACGGCAAGCCCGGAACGGAACCCATCAAGAATCGCGAACTATGGGAAGAGCTCGACCGCTTGCACCAACGGCATGAAATCCGCTGGCAATGGGTCAAAGGCCACGCCGCCGACCCCGACAACAACCGCTGCGACGCCCTCGCCAACCAAGCCGCCCGCCGCAACCCCTGAAGTTATGTAGGCGCCGGGCTTTGGCCCGGCCAGTCGGAATCCCGCCCAATCGGGACTGTAGCCACCCGGCCCCGATGTTATGTAGATGCCGGGCTTTAGCCCGGCCCGTCCACCCTCCGGTTCATCATCACCTTCACTATAATCGATCCGCTATCCCTCCGAATTTCTCCGTGATAGCCTTCGCCCGTGCCCTTCTATCTCAAACGTCTGCGCCTTCCCCGGGAAGACTATCGTGGCCGCCGCATCTGCTTCGTCACGATATGCTGCGAAAAACGGCGCCCCGTCTTCGCCGATCTTTCCCTGGGCCGCTGCACGCTCTCGTATTTGGCCGAATCCGCCGCCCGGCGCTCTTTTTCGCTCCATTCCTTTTGCCTCATGCCGGACCATCTTCATTTCCTCGCGGAAGGCATGGACGATGCCTGCGACCTCGTGAAATTCATCCACGTATTCAAACAACGCACCGCATTTGCCTGCCGCCGCTCAAACTCCCAGCAACTCTGGCAAACGAGATTCTACGACCATATCTTGCGCAGAGCGGAGGCCATCGAGGATGTGGCCTGCTACATCCGGATGAACCCGGTTCGCCAGGGGCTTTGCACAGACCCGCATCTCTATCCTTTGTCCGGCTCCCAAACAATAGATTGGATGAAGCGCAGCCTTGCCAGTACCGAGTGGCTGCCTCCCTGGAAAAGAAAACCGCCGGGCTAAAGCCCGGCCTCTACATCCGCCGCCCCTATTTGCCCTCTTACTGCGCGGCCAGCCCCGCTGAATTGGTTTCGGATTATGTGGGCTGGATTATGTAGGCGCCGGGCTTTAGCCCGGCCCGGATTCCGGTTCCCCCCGGCGGGTGGTGCCCTTTGTTATGTATTCGCCGGGCGGTATTCATCCCGAGAGATGTTATGTAGGCGCCGGGCTTTAGCCCGGCCTCTTCGCTCCAGATCCTGTACCGCCCCCGCCGCCCTTCCGCCCACCGCCCCCCGCACCACCCCTCACGATCATTCTCTTGACACTCGTACCCCTTCGATCAACGATCCCGATCGCCCGCGCACTTCCCCGTAGCCCGCGGAGAAGACGCCCAAACCACCCCATGACGCCGCCCAAACTCAGCGCGAAGCCCCACGGTTCCCACCCCTCCGTCTCCAACCCTCTGCCTCCTCCCGTCTTCCACGACCCCCGCCACAACATCAAAATCTACCAGGGCGATTGCCTCGACATCCTGGAAAAAATTCCCGAAAACTCCGTGGACCTCGTCTTCGCCGACCCCCCGTACTTCCTTTCCAACGGCGGCATCACCTGCCACGCCGGCCGCATGGTCAGCGTCAACAAAGGCGAATGGGACAAATCCAAAGGCCCCGGCGCCAATCACGAATTCAACCGCTCCTGGCTCGCCGCCTGCCAGCGCGTCCTCAAACCCAACGGCTCCATCTGGGTCAGCGGCACCGCCCACGTCATTCATTCCGTCGGCTTCGCCATGCAGCAGCTCGGTTTCAAGCTCCTCAACGACATTTCCTGGGTCAAACCCAATCCCCCGCCCAATCTCTCCTGCCGCTACTTTACCCACGCCACCGAAACCATCATCTGGGCCGCCAAGGACAAAAAGTCCCGCCACACCTTCAATTACAAGCTCATGAAGGAAACCAACGGCGGCAAGCAGATGAAGTCCGTCTGGACCATCCCTCCTCCCGAGCCCTGGGAGAAGAAGTTCGGCAAGCACCCCACGCAGAAACCAGTGGCCCTGCTCGAACGCATCCTCCTCGCCTCCTCCCACGAAGGCGACCTGGTCCTCGATCCCTTCCTCGGCGGTGGCACCACCTTGCTCACCGCCTTCCGCCTCCGCCGCCACGCCTTCGGCTGCGAACTCTCTCTCGAATCCGTCAGCCTCTCCCTCCGCCGCATCAGTTCCGAATTGGTACAGGTCGATCTTTCTATTTCCTGCCTTCAGTTTTCCCTTGATCCGTTTCCCGATCCTATGGATCGATCCAATAGCGCCGACGTCTCGCCGGCTCGTTTGTCATCCCGAGCGCAGCGAGGGATCTGCTTTTCGCTCGGGTGTAGTGGCCGATCTTCAGATCGGCAAGCGAGCGCCAGCGAGCTCTCTTACATGCCGCCTCAGTTCCAACTCGTCCAGCAGGAGCGCCGCTTCTACTTCATCGGCCGCTCGAAGCGCGAGGTCATCTTCACCGTCCTCGCCGAATCTCTCGACGACGCCTGGCAAAAATTCCGCGCCTCCGGCCGCTCCGACTCCGACGCCCTCTTCATCATCAAAACCGAAACCGAAATCTATCTGGCCTAATCGGCAGTGGTGTTATGTAGCCGCCGGGCTTTAGCCCGGCCTCTTCGCTCTTGTTCTTGCGTAGCGCCGTCCCTTTAGGGCGGCATCTTTCTTCTCGGACGCTACCCGTGATCTAATCCCTGCGTGGACCTGCGTATTCCCACTGCTGGCCTCGACCGCTACAAGAGCGCCTCCCAACGCGCCCGCGTAGGAACGGAAGCATGGGGTGAACTAAATCTTTTCTGTGTGAACTGTACTTCGGATAGTCTGGACCGCACTCGCACGAACACACCCGCCGTCGATTTTACCTGCCCAAAATGCGCCGAGCGTTTCCAACTCAAAAGCCAGAAAAGAAGGTTGGGCAACACTCTCACCGACGGCGCTTACGAGAAAATGCAGGAGGCAATTGAGACCGACAAGACCCCTAACATATTAGCCCTCCACTATGAGCCGGAACGGTGGAGCGTGAGCAACCTCCTTTTGGTTCCACGCTTTAGCTATACGCTTTCTGTAATCAAAAAGCGGAATCCGCTAAGTCCTACTGCTGAGCGGCATGACTGGGTAGGATGTTCGATAATGCTCGGAGATATCCCCGCTGAGGCCAAAATTCCACTCATAACAAATGGCAGCGTCCACCCCGCAACCCAAGTGAGGAGGCAATACAACAAACTACGCGATCTAGGCAAAATGAGCGTTGAAGCAAGGGGATGGACCCTGGACGTTCTCCGAGTCGTGCATTCCTTGGGTAAACGGGATTTTTTCCTGCATGATGTGTATGACTTCGAACACGATCTTTTTCGTCTGCACCCCGCAAACCGACACATTCAGCAGAAGATTCGACAACAACTACAAGAGCTAAGAGACATGGGCATTCTTCAATTCCTTGGCCGCGGCCGCTACCGCCTCCTCTAATTAATTATTCGAATGCCGTTACACAGGCCTCACGCCGTCCATCTCTGCCAGCCGCATATTGGACGTGCCATAAACGACTTTACGAGGCCAGTCGTGGTATAGAATCGTTAAGCAATGGCGAATCCTAAGAAATCAAGAATCCTCGATGAACTCCGCCAGCGCTTTGGAGACGTTCGCAAACTCAAGGGTAGTGAATCGCTGTTCGTCATCGGAGACGAAGCGGCACGTGTCTACTTCCGGTATTCCAAGGTGCATGCAGGAGGCCGCACTTTCTTCGGACTGCGCGAAGTAGACTTGCGTCAACTCGAAGGACATAACTCGTTTCTGTGCTTCCTCCTCAACGACGGTTCACCACCGGTCTTCGTTCCGTATCTGGATTTCGAAGAAGTCTTTGCTAATGCCCAGCCAGCAAAGGACGGACAGTATAAGGTTCAGCTTACTAATCAAGCGAATGCTCTGGAGCTCTACGTGGCCCGGCAAGGAAGATTCAACGTCGAGGCGTATGTCGGATTCGAAACACTTGAGCGCAGCCTGGAGGCCGAAAAACTCCGTGAGGCGAGTTCTCTCTCACATTCCCAGGTTCAAACGCTCCTTGCCGGAATTGGCCATGCAAAAGGGTATGAAGTATTCGTGCCTGAATCCGACATCGGAAAACTTGACTGGTCTCTGACCAAGGACTTTCCACTCCGTCGCCACCTGCCGGAAGGATTTGATCAAGTGCGTGGAATTCTCCGCGAAATTGATGTCGTGTGGGTTGCGAATGGTAGGAACAAGATTGAGGGCCTGTACGAGGTTGAGCACTCAACGCCTGTCTACTCCGGATTGCTGCGATTCAATGACATCTTGTTGACGGACCCAAGGGTTTCACGGTTTTCAATCGTGTCGAACGACGTCAGAAGGGACCTTTTCTCGCGGCAACTTTTCCGGCCAACTTTCAAGAAAAGTGGCCTTGCAGAACTGTGCAGCTTTCTTGAATACGCTAACGTCTTCGCTTGGCACCGGCGCCTCTTGAAAGGAGATTCACATGATGCGGCGAACCCATAACCTGAGACTATACACTGTGGTTGAAGTCTGGCGCGGCATCGCCGCGGGCGCAAAGAACTTCACTCGATTACGGGATGCGGAGAAGTACATGCGGCGTCTTCGTCAAGGGCGTAATTTGGTGGATGACGACGTGCAGCTTTTCCGGAGCTCAGTCCGAGTCTCAGCGTGAATCATGCCCTGCATCGCGGACGCAGCCCTCTGCGCGAAGGATCAGAGTTGCACCGACGATGTTATCGCATTCCCTGAACCCATAGTCCGCCAGCAACTGCAGCTCTTGCGGGACATGGGCTTCCTCGAATTCCTCGGCGGCGGCGACTACCGCCTGAAGTAACCCTGTCCCCGGACACGCCTTTCGTCCCCCAACCCGTCATCCAGTCCGGCTTCCAGCAAACTCCTTTCCCTACTGCTCTCACGCCCTCCGATTCCGAAAAAACGAAGAACCCCTCCTTTATTTTCCTGCGAAGCGCGCCGCGATTGCTTCCCCACCGCGTCCGTGGCGATCTGCGCTTGACACGCGAGGGTGGCCGGCCTATGGTCTTGCCAAAAATAGACTGGCAATCGTCAATTCCGAATCCTTTTTGACCGGCCCACAGGCCCAGTCTTACCACCCACGGGGTGCAAGCGCGTTCGCTGGCCAGGAGGTTCGCCATGAAGAGAATCTGGGCATTGTTCTATGGTGTGCTGTGCTATCTGGTTTTCTTGGCCAGTTTTTTGTGCGCGATCTGGTTTGTCTGGACGCTCGACGCGCCGCACCCGGCCGCGCCGTGGCCGCAAAACTTCCTGATTAACACTGGCCTGCTCGCGCTGTTTGCCGTTCAGCACAGCGTCATGGCCCGCCAATGGTTCAAGCGCATCTGGACGCGGCTTGTTCCGCCGCCGGTGGAACGCAGTACCTACGTCCTGATCGCGAGTCTCCTGCTGCTCTTGCTGGTTCGTACTTGGCAAGCCATGCCCGCGCTGGTCTGGAGCGTGCAGAGCCCTGCCGGCCGGCTCCTTCTTCACGGCCTCTTCGCGGCCGGCTGGCTGATTGTCCTGGTTTCTACCTTTTTGATTGATCACTTTGACCTCTTTGGACTGAAACAAGTGTGGACTTACTGGCGCGGACAAGCCTATCCGCCTCCGGCATTTCGGACCCCCAGCTTCTACAAGTGGGTTCGCCATCCCATCTACCTGGGTTTCATCATCGCCTTCTGGAGCGCGCCGCAAATGACCTTTGGACATCTCTACTTCGCGGCGATGTGCACGGCGTACATCGTGGTGGCCATCCAATTCGAGGAACGCGACTTGATTACCTTCCACGGCGAGGCCTACCGCGTTTACCGGAGCGGCGTGTCCATGCTGACCCCCTGGCCCAAGGGAAAGAAGTGAAAGCGTAGAATTCGCCAGCCTGTCCTCAGCGGTGGCGGATAGCCGGGTGCCGCAAACGCTAGCCCCTCAGACGAATTTGGGTGCCGCATCCTTGCGGTTTTTGCAGGGGTGCGGGTTTTGATTTTGCGTTTCGGTTGCTCGAAGTTCACTCCCGAATGCACTCCCGTAGCGGGTGTCACTCTGAACGGCTGCTTCGGATTTGTTCTTTCCGGTCCATCCCTTTTCGAATACTACTACTAAATAATATTGACGTTCAGTACCGCGTGAATTATACTTCCTGCAGTTTCCGGCGCGGAGGAGACGGAGCCACACTCCTTGTCCGCGCAACCTCCGCCCCATCCATTCTTCCACCCCGCCCGTCCCTCCTCAGAGAACGGCTTCCAGCGAACTCCTTTGTTTTCTGCTCTTACGCCCTCCTGCCTCCCTTGCACGAATCATCGTCTCCACCTATGCGCCGCGGGCCACGAGTCACCAGTCACGAGTCACGAGTCACCAGCTCCTTTTCCTGCCTTCACACCTTCCTTTTTCAAACTTTCAACCTTCAACTTTCAACTTTCGACCTCTTCTCTTCATCCCCCTTTCTTTTCTTCATCTTACACACTCTTTTCTCCCACGAACGAACAACAACTCCCGCGCAATCAATCACTTCCGCACTCTTTTGCCTACAACGGGGGGGTGGGTAGGGGGTGCTCCCCAAAAATTTCCACTCGATTCCCAAACCCGCTGTTATCAGCGATTTTCGCACCCCCTGCTTTCCTGCCTGATCGTTCTCATTTCGTTCCTGCTGTCGTATCCTGCTTGGGCGATGGACCAGGCCAAAATACTGATCATCGGCGGCGGGGTGGTGGGCTGCGCGATTGCCCGCGAATTGTCGCGGCGCTGGGACGACGTCTATCTGGTGGAGGCGCTGCCCAAGCCCGGTATGGCCACCAGCACCCGCAACAGCGGCGTCATCCACTCCGGGCTCTACTACCCCAAGGATTCGCTGAAGGCCCGGCACTGCCTGGCGGGCAACCGCCTGACGTACGAATTCTGCGCCGCGCATGGCGTGCCGCACCGCCGCACCGGCAAGCTCATCGTGGCGGCGAATGCCCACGAGGCGGAGGAGCTGGCGCCGCTGCAGCGGCGTGGCGAGGCCAACGGCGTTGCGGGCTTGCGCCTGCTGGACGCGGCGGGGATCCGCGCGCGCGAGCCGCACGTTGCCGGCGTGGCCGCGCTGGAGGTGCCTTCCACGGGGATCCTCTCGGCGGAGGAGCTGGTGAAGGCCTACGCGCGGGTGGCGGCGGAGCAGGGCGCCAGCATCGTGACCCGCGCGCGGGTGACGGCGCTCGAGCCGCGCGGGGCGGCCATCCGCGCGGAGCTGCGCATCGGCGACGAGGAGTCGAGCCAGCGCGAGACAATCGAGGCGCGCTGCGTGGTCAACGCCGCGGGGCTGTACTCCGACGAAGTGGCGGCGCTGCTCGGCAATCGCTCCTGGAAAATCTATCCGGTGCGCGGCGAGTATTGCGAGATGCGCGGCGCGCAGGCTGGGCTGATCAACGCGCTGGTCTATCCGCTGCCCCACGCCGATATGCTGACGCTTGGCGCGCACTTCACCAAGACACTGTGGGGCACCGTGCTGGTGGGGCCGACGGCGCGCTACATCGCGGACAAGAACGACTATGAGCATGACCGCCTCAAGCCCGCGGACTTTGCCGCCAGCGCCAGGGTTCTGCTGCCGGAGATCGGGGAGAGCGACCTGCACCTGGCCTATTCGGGAATCCGGCCGAAGCTGGTGCCGCCGGGCGAGAAGGGCCCGGCGGATTTCGTGATCGCCCGCGACCCCGGCGTGCCGCAGGCCATTCAGTTGGTGGGGATCGAGTCGCCGGGGCTGACCTCCGCGCCGTCCATCGCCGGGCATGTGGCCGCGCTCGTCGCGGAAGTGCTGGCCTGAGGCCCGCGTTGACAGCCTTGCAAAGGCTTCGCTAGACTGAGCCCGTCAGTGCAGCGAGCCTTTCTGCTTCTGCGGTTCCCCGGTAGCTCAACGGTAGAGCATTCGGCTGTTAACCGAAGGGTTGCAAGTTCGAATCTTGCCCGGGGAGCCATTCTCTTCATCACAAATGAATTGAAGGATTTCCGAGCCGCATTTAGAAGATTTGAGTTGAGGAAAGAAGTTGTGTGGCCTTGCGCGAGACCAGTTCGAAGCCGCGGTCGTGCGTTTCCTTGGCGAGAGCCTGCAGCTGAACGCGGGCGATGCGAGGATTGTAGCGGAGTTCCAGTTCTCCGAGCGCGAGGCGAGCGGCGCACTCCAGGGTGTAATTTCCCTGCTTTCGTGCAGCGGCAATCACGGTTTGCAGATGCGTTCTGGCCACTGCGAAAGCTTTGCTGTGAACCTTTGCTGCGGAATCTGTGGCGACTATCAGACGGGCATCCTGAATCGAGAGGCTCATCTGCAGCGTCCAATCGGAGACGGAGTGACTCAGCTGTTCCGCGCGGAACAGACTCTTGCGCGCGTCATCCAGTTTTCCTTCCCTCTGGAGCGCGCGGCTGAGAAGCAGGAACGCGTTGCTCGCGCCGCCGGAATCTTTCTGTTGTTCAAAACCGGCAGATAGATTTCGCAGAGATTTCTCCGCTTCGGCAGTATGTTCTTCTTCCAGGGCAACCAGCGCCAAATTCATTTTCACGCCCGGGAGCAAATCCTGAGCATCCGCTTTGGTATAGATTTCCAGCGCTTCCTGGTATTTCTCCCGAGCTTCAGAGAGATTGCCTTGCGATTTCAAAATATCGCCCAGCACGCCGATGGCGGAGCCGTTTTGCCGCGCGATCATCTGGGCAGCGCAGGCCTTTAAAGCTGGTTCGATGTGACTGCGTGCAGTTTGCAAATCCCCCATCGTCACCGAGAGAGAGGCGATGTTGTAATGGGCATAGCAGCCGCGGGAGGGAGAAATGGACTCATCGATCCGCAGCGCCTCATCGTACGTCTTATAGGCCGCGCGAAGATCGCCAAGGAATACAAGAACGCCGGCAAGGTTGGCAGCGGTTGCGGAGATGCCGCTCTTGTTGCCGGATTTCTCGTATTTCTTGCGCGAATCTCGAAAACTTTGTGCGGCTTCTTCCAGGCGGCTCATATTTTCATAGGTATTGCCCATGCCGTTCAAAACGCCAGCGATTAATTCACTGCCGCCCAGCTCCCGCGCGAGCTGCAATGCTTGTTTCAATGTCTGGAGAGAAAGCTGGTAGTGGCCCTCATCGGATTGCCGGGCAGCTTGGAGCATGAGCGTTTTTGTAACGCCCGCGCGATCTCCAAGAGTTTCAAAGACGGAGCGTGCTTCATCGCAAGTAGCCATGGCCTCGGCGGGCCGCCCGACGAACAATAGATTGGTGCACTCGGAAACTCTTGCCCTGGCATAGAGCAGTTTTTGCCCACGCGCAGCGGCCTTTCGGGCAGTGCTCTCGAGGAGCGCATACTGCCGCGGGCGGTCATAGGTGGAAACAGCCCATTGTTCGTTGAAGTCTATGCGCGGATCATCGGAGAGGGGGAAAGGCAATCTGCGAAGCGAGTTCAGCGTAGCGATT
Protein-coding sequences here:
- a CDS encoding deoxynucleoside kinase — protein: MPARDSTSSSKPGAGQAPRFIVIEGPLRVGKSTLARILAERLHARRIYDCEDNPFLADFYRETPGAAFHTQMYFLMERQRRLRDALAVQAPGPLLADFLMEKDRIFANLNLDDEELKLYERYYEALTRDLPAPDLLIYLQAKPEVLRARIAKKGAREETRIADEYIEEVARAYEHFFFRYSASDLLVINTSEIDFVERNEDLRQLLRRLQDPVKGTQYFLPLGPSG
- a CDS encoding N(4)-(beta-N-acetylglucosaminyl)-L-asparaginase, with translation MDNWTRRRFFLTSLAGSVVAGTGKLFGRALPGGEALPANGAGAARAAAAAAPGKRPVMISSLNGLKQLQRGMDILQKGGDTLDAVLATVTAVEDDPEDTSVGLGGLPNEDGEVELDASVMHGPTRRAGAVASVRRIKNVARLARTVMERTNHLMLVGSGATRFAVDEGFEEMNLLTEKARLAWLAWKAKTAENWRPGLDSPEWKELTASRSPISSTASRSHLQTMAALFDTPEKRAWLPWAEQVVAHPPTGTINCLAVNEKGELSGTTTTSGLAWKIAGRVGDSPIIGAGLYVDGDVGGAGSTGKGEENIKVAGGHTVVEMMRKGLSPTDACLEALHRVARNYNNDKKRLRHFHLFFYALNKDGVHGSASLWNNHYDKSPAAYAVHDGTSAHTALCAPLFDESVIED
- the rnhA gene encoding ribonuclease HI, with amino-acid sequence MKRIVLITDGACIGNPGPGGWACLLRYKDRVRELSGAAAATTNNRMELQAVIEGLKALHESCAVVIRTDSRYVRDGMTRWIHNWKRNGWVRKENGKPGTEPIKNRELWEELDRLHQRHEIRWQWVKGHAADPDNNRCDALANQAARRNP
- a CDS encoding transposase is translated as MPFYLKRLRLPREDYRGRRICFVTICCEKRRPVFADLSLGRCTLSYLAESAARRSFSLHSFCLMPDHLHFLAEGMDDACDLVKFIHVFKQRTAFACRRSNSQQLWQTRFYDHILRRAEAIEDVACYIRMNPVRQGLCTDPHLYPLSGSQTIDWMKRSLASTEWLPPWKRKPPG
- a CDS encoding site-specific DNA-methyltransferase translates to MTPPKLSAKPHGSHPSVSNPLPPPVFHDPRHNIKIYQGDCLDILEKIPENSVDLVFADPPYFLSNGGITCHAGRMVSVNKGEWDKSKGPGANHEFNRSWLAACQRVLKPNGSIWVSGTAHVIHSVGFAMQQLGFKLLNDISWVKPNPPPNLSCRYFTHATETIIWAAKDKKSRHTFNYKLMKETNGGKQMKSVWTIPPPEPWEKKFGKHPTQKPVALLERILLASSHEGDLVLDPFLGGGTTLLTAFRLRRHAFGCELSLESVSLSLRRISSELVQVDLSISCLQFSLDPFPDPMDRSNSADVSPARLSSRAQRGICFSLGCSGRSSDRQASASELSYMPPQFQLVQQERRFYFIGRSKREVIFTVLAESLDDAWQKFRASGRSDSDALFIIKTETEIYLA
- a CDS encoding restriction endonuclease; its protein translation is MDLRIPTAGLDRYKSASQRARVGTEAWGELNLFCVNCTSDSLDRTRTNTPAVDFTCPKCAERFQLKSQKRRLGNTLTDGAYEKMQEAIETDKTPNILALHYEPERWSVSNLLLVPRFSYTLSVIKKRNPLSPTAERHDWVGCSIMLGDIPAEAKIPLITNGSVHPATQVRRQYNKLRDLGKMSVEARGWTLDVLRVVHSLGKRDFFLHDVYDFEHDLFRLHPANRHIQQKIRQQLQELRDMGILQFLGRGRYRLL
- a CDS encoding isoprenylcysteine carboxylmethyltransferase family protein; the encoded protein is MKRIWALFYGVLCYLVFLASFLCAIWFVWTLDAPHPAAPWPQNFLINTGLLALFAVQHSVMARQWFKRIWTRLVPPPVERSTYVLIASLLLLLLVRTWQAMPALVWSVQSPAGRLLLHGLFAAGWLIVLVSTFLIDHFDLFGLKQVWTYWRGQAYPPPAFRTPSFYKWVRHPIYLGFIIAFWSAPQMTFGHLYFAAMCTAYIVVAIQFEERDLITFHGEAYRVYRSGVSMLTPWPKGKK
- a CDS encoding NAD(P)/FAD-dependent oxidoreductase, translating into MDQAKILIIGGGVVGCAIARELSRRWDDVYLVEALPKPGMATSTRNSGVIHSGLYYPKDSLKARHCLAGNRLTYEFCAAHGVPHRRTGKLIVAANAHEAEELAPLQRRGEANGVAGLRLLDAAGIRAREPHVAGVAALEVPSTGILSAEELVKAYARVAAEQGASIVTRARVTALEPRGAAIRAELRIGDEESSQRETIEARCVVNAAGLYSDEVAALLGNRSWKIYPVRGEYCEMRGAQAGLINALVYPLPHADMLTLGAHFTKTLWGTVLVGPTARYIADKNDYEHDRLKPADFAASARVLLPEIGESDLHLAYSGIRPKLVPPGEKGPADFVIARDPGVPQAIQLVGIESPGLTSAPSIAGHVAALVAEVLA